The DNA sequence AGGCTCTCGCTTTCACCAGCGTCGGCTGCGTCAGTACGGTCTGGCTGGTGAATACCGGTGCGTGCAGGCTGTCTGGCTCGGTACCGTCGGTGGTGTAGCGTATCTGAACGCCTTTGATCGGGTGTTTGAGCTGAAGGGGTACGGACCCGGCGAAAATAGTCGAGCTGTTTTTCAGCTGCGGGGGGTTAAGCGTGATCGGTGCGCTGTCGGCGCCGTCGAATCCGGCAATGAACTGAATGCGTTTGTTTGCCTTCTGAAGCTGCCCAATCTGGGAAGGCGTTAATCTGGTGTTCCAGAGCGATACTGTTTGCAGATTTTTGAAACTGCCTAGCTGCTGGTGCAATACGTCGAACGTGACATTGGTACCCGACAGGGCCAGCGTTTTCAGTCGGGACAAACCAGCCAGTTCGGACAGGCCGGAACCGGTTATGTCCGTAAAGTTGAGGTCCAGCTTCTGGAGGTTCTCAAACGCGCTGATCTGTTTCAGGTCAGCGTCTTTGACGGGCATTTTGTTCAGGTTCAGGTACACGACCTGCTGGTTCACGGGGCTCAGTTCCGCCAGTTTTTCGGGTGAGTACGTTGCCTTGTTATACAGGTTCACCGCCAGCGCGGGCGACTCATTAGCGAGCGGAGCCACCGTGCGGTAATCGTTATTGAGTTTCTTAACCGTCTCCTCGTCGGCCGGGTCGAAGTCAAACTGCTCCGTCGTTTCGGCAGGTTTGAACAAGCCCGAAGCCATTAGCCGTAACGAGTCGGTGGCGGGCAGGTCAATGAGTCTCTTTTTATGGTCGGCGTTGCCCTTTACCCACAAGGCCAGCAAAGCCATTTCCTGTGGGGTCAGTTGCGCTTTTCCCGTGGGCGGCATGTGTTTTTTCTCGTCCACCGGCAGATGAATCCGTTCCAGCAGCAGGCTCACACCGGGTTTTCCCGCCACGAATAGCGGACCAGTCTTCCCTCCTTTCAGCATAGTTTCTACCGTAGCCAGGTTCAGCTGCCCCTTCAGTTTGTCGGCATTATGACAGCTGATACACTTTTGCTCGAAAATGGGCTGGATCACATCGGCATAAACCATCGCTTTGTCGAGGGCTGCGGGAGCCGCCTTCTCCTGCTGGCTGATGGGTTCGAACAGGAAATTATCACCATGCGTCAGGGTAGCCCCGTAGTGACCCGCGCCAAGCAGGAAAAGCACCGTAACAACGGCTCCAGCCTGGGCAAGCCGGGCCGTATACCAAGGCTTGCTCCGCCCCCAGTACACCAGCGAAGCCATGAAAAAGATGCCTACTCCTGACCATTTGTGCCAGGTCAGCACCTGCCCGCTGTAGCCGTCTTCCTTAGCCAGAAACAGACCCATGATCACCGTTAC is a window from the Spirosoma rigui genome containing:
- a CDS encoding c-type cytochrome domain-containing protein, which produces MNRKLIGFAEQALFASAVFILFLLLFNGRFVVPLWLQPLGRMHPLLLHFPIVILLLAMVMEAFRFGIANEANPGAGEFYRTFQKNLLLIGALSAGVTVIMGLFLAKEDGYSGQVLTWHKWSGVGIFFMASLVYWGRSKPWYTARLAQAGAVVTVLFLLGAGHYGATLTHGDNFLFEPISQQEKAAPAALDKAMVYADVIQPIFEQKCISCHNADKLKGQLNLATVETMLKGGKTGPLFVAGKPGVSLLLERIHLPVDEKKHMPPTGKAQLTPQEMALLALWVKGNADHKKRLIDLPATDSLRLMASGLFKPAETTEQFDFDPADEETVKKLNNDYRTVAPLANESPALAVNLYNKATYSPEKLAELSPVNQQVVYLNLNKMPVKDADLKQISAFENLQKLDLNFTDITGSGLSELAGLSRLKTLALSGTNVTFDVLHQQLGSFKNLQTVSLWNTRLTPSQIGQLQKANKRIQFIAGFDGADSAPITLNPPQLKNSSTIFAGSVPLQLKHPIKGVQIRYTTDGTEPDSLHAPVFTSQTVLTQPTLVKARAYKTGWYGSTVATFDFYKSTYKPDSVNLLLPLNPVHQAEGAHTFFDGRLGTFNANSPAWANNWGGFRKYDMALVSEFKKPVTVSSVALRVMVEEETGIFPPDVVEIWGGNSRGKMTLLATLKPDQPRKKDTPVLKAVVCPVKPQTVSYLKIIAKPVRALPDWHASKGNAGLLLVDEVFIN